In a single window of the Debaryomyces hansenii CBS767 chromosome A complete sequence genome:
- a CDS encoding DEHA2A08888p (similar to uniprot|P39706 Saccharomyces cerevisiae YAR003W SWD1 Subunit of the COMPASS complex), whose protein sequence is MNLSLQDPFAVAKEYPENLTHTLQYGHSVVIQFNHKGDYLASGLSDGSIVIYDLTSNGGIVAHLENGGHTRPVSSISWSGCGRYLLTSSQDWCCNLWDLNRVNRDEGDELEDGPIIRRVKFDGPIWSAMLHPNNHFLITASLYEDSPVFVDLSIESDIKVHRLNTVPLPLQQREEGAEQPAQADDSDEEKASRKKKKDKHMTLVTTFTPGDGTYIFTGTSKGWLNIISTETLQLVHSIKIANSNIKNLVVSPNGRKLAINSSDRIIRQINLPDMINITDPNHWEFEVEHKYQDVVNRLQWNSVTFNHNAEFLIASTFGQSSQDLYMWETSLGSLIKILEGSNEELIDVKWNYHRCTVGSTGLDSGSIYLWSIQFPQKWSALAPDFVEIEENIDYEEKEDEFDYINEDILNKRRMEEEDLIVDIVTKETVDARGFDVAQDSFIIPIDYDQQPGDFV, encoded by the coding sequence ATGAATTTGTCATTACAAGATCCATTCGCCGTAGCTAAGGAGTATCCAGAGAACCTTACACATACATTGCAATATGGACATTCAGTGGTAATACAATTCAATCATAAAGGTGATTATTTGGCGTCTGGGTTGAGCGATGGGTCGATCGTAATCTACGATTTAACGAGTAACGGAGGCATAGTGGCGCATTTGGAGAATGGCGGACATACCAGACCTGTCTCGTCAATCAGTTGGTCGGGTTGCGGCAGGTATTTGTTAACATCGTCACAAGATTGGTGCTGCAACTTGTGGGACTTGAATCGGGTGAACAGGGACGAGGGTGACGAATTGGAAGACGGGCCTATTATACGAAGAGTTAAGTTCGACGGGCCCATATGGCTGGCGATGCTACATCCCAATAATCATTTTTTGATCACGGCATCATTATACGAGGACTCGCCGGTTTTCGTGGACTTGAGCATAGAATCTGACATCAAGGTGCACCGCTTGAATACGGTGCCCTTGCCGTTGCAACAGCGGGAGGAAGGAGCAGAACAACCGGCCCAAGCAGATGACAGCGACGAAGAAAAGGCCAGCCgcaagaaaaagaaagacaaACATATGACTTTAGTGACTACTTTCACGCCAGGCGACGGCACCTACATCTTTACTGGCACCAGTAAGGGGTGGCTCAACATCATCTCGACCGAAACCTTGCAATTGGTGCATTCGATCAAAATTGCAAACTCCAACATCAAAAACTTGGTGGTGTCGCCCAACGGCAGAAAATTGGCCATAAACTCGTCCGACCGTATCATCCGCCAGATCAACTTGCCCGACATGATCAATATAACCGACCCCAACCACTGGGAGTTCGAAGTGGAGCACAAATACCAGGACGTCGTCAACCGTTTACAGTGGAACCTGGTCACCTTCAACCACAACGCCGAATTCTTGATTGCCTCCACCTTCGGCCAGTCGTCCCAGGACCTATACATGTGGGAAACGTCTCTCGGCTCCCTCATCAAGATTTTGGAAGGGAGTAACGAAGAATTGATCGACGTCAAATGGAACTACCACCGGTGTACGGTGGGCTCCACCGGCTTGGACAGTGGCTCCATCTACTTGTGGCTGATCCAATTTCCCCAGAAGTGGAGTGCCCTCGCTCCCGATTTCGtagaaatagaagaaaacatAGACTATGAGGAAAAAGAGGACGAGTTCGATTATATTAACGAGGacatattgaataaaagaCGAATGGAAGAAGAGGACTTAATAGTCGACATAGTCACTAAAGAAACAGTTGACGCCCGGGGTTTTGATGTGGCCCAGGATTCTTTTATCATCCCTATTGACTACGATCAACAGCCTGGCGATTTTgtttga
- a CDS encoding DEHA2A08954p (similar to CA5756|IPF1065 Candida albicans IPF1065): MSEKETNTNVELDSSVESSDHYHHDDSHLELKKHSPEEIAASGKWYDRRFIRGIPQYSDSMVQIVMLSFVVFMTPGMYNALSGIGGAGISDRATADNANVALYSCFATIGFFAGTICNYFGIKACLIGGGTGYFLYSSSLLCFYHTENKGFVIFSGAYLGICASCLWAAQGTIIMSYPTEDKKGRAIMIFWVIFNLGAVIGSVIPLANNINNKGSAVGDSTYIAFMVLMFCGSLIAMCMLPMNKVWKSDGTRVMNKKFPSWKQELIDLYRMLVSEPRIFFVFPMFFASNWFYTYQFNDFNAGRFNIRTRSLNSLLYWLSQMFGAIIFGSILDLKCFRRSTRAKIGYIILTVISLAIWGGGLKFQLGFTREDVTSPDAAGEIPPKFAPIDFEDGSYIGPMFLYIFYGIFDSMFQTYLFWVLGSMSNNPKKTALYAGFYKGLQSAGAAIAWRLDALEKPYMDLFASSWGLVNGSLLIALPLIWFKITDHTDIEKDGLTKVVTDNEIKSVKSFPQEGTIEVV; encoded by the coding sequence ATGTCCGAGAAAGAAACTAATACAAACGTTGAACTTGACAGTAGTGTTGAGTCATCCGACCACTATCATCATGATGATAGTCATCTTGAGCTTAAGAAGCATTCGccagaagaaattgctGCATCTGGCAAATGGTACGATCGAAGATTTATTCGGGGCATTCCGCAATACTCTGACTCAATGGTTCAAATCGTAATGCTTTCATTCGTTGTTTTTATGACACCTGGTATGTACAATGCGTTAAGTGGTATTGGTGGTGCCGGTATATCTGATAGAGCTACGGCAGATAATGCTAATGTTGCGTTGTACTCGTGTTTTGCAACTATTGGATTTTTTGCTGGTACGATCTGTAACTATTTTGGTATTAAGGCGTGCTTGATTGGTGGAGGTACTGGTTATTTTCTTTACTCATCAAGTCTCTTGTGCTTCTACCATACAGAGAATAAAGGTTTCGTTATATTTTCGGGTGCCTACTTAGGTATTTGTGCATCTTGTCTTTGGGCTGCTCAGGGGACAATAATCATGAGTTATCCTACCGAAGATAAAAAGGGAAGGGCTATTATGATTTTCTGGGTTATTTTCAACTTGGGTGCTGTTATTGGATCTGTGATTCCATTAGCgaacaatataaataataaggGATCTGCAGTGGGAGATAGTACCTATATTGCATTCATGGTTTTGATGTTCTGTGGTTCGCTCATTGCTATGTGCATGTTGCCAATGAATAAGGTCTGGAAATCAGATGGTACTCGTGTCATGAATAAGAAATTTCCTAGTTGGAAGCAAGAActtattgatttatatcGTATGTTGGTTTCTGAACCAAGgattttctttgttttccCTATGTTTTTTGCTTCTAACTGGTTTTATACATatcaatttaatgattttaacGCCGGTCGTTTCAACATTAGAACTAGATCATTAAATTCGTTGCTTTACTGGTTATCTCAAATGTTTGGTGCTATTATATTTGGGTCTATTTTGGATTTGAAGTGCTTTCGCAGAAGTACTCGTGCCAAAATTGGCTATATTATTTTAACTGTAATATCCTTAGCTATCTGGGGAGGTGGATTAAAATTCCAACTTGGCTTCACAAGAGAGGATGTCACTAGCCCTGACGCAGCTGGTGAAATCCCCCCTAAATTTGCTCCAATTGATTTCGAGGATGGCTCATATATTGGACCTATGTTCctttatatattctatgGGATATTTGACTCCATGTTTCAAACTTACTTATTTTGGGTTTTGGGAAGTATGAGTAATAATCCTAAGAAGACTGCATTATACGCTGGTTTTTATAAGGGTCTTCAATCGGCTGGTGCAGCTATTGCATGGAGATTAGATGCTTTGGAAAAGCCATATATGGACTTATTTGCAAGTTCATGGGGTTTAGTGAATGGTTCTTTGCTTATTGCTTTACCATTGATCTGGTTTAAGATTACTGATCATactgatattgaaaaagatggCTTGACTAAAGTAGTGactgataatgaaatcaaatcaGTTAAATCTTTTCCTCAAGAAGGGACAATAGAAGTGGTTTAA
- a CDS encoding DEHA2A08910p (similar to uniprot|P41813 Saccharomyces cerevisiae YNL068C FKH2 Transcription factor of the forkhead family), translating into MSGTSTPRKRTLGDLNDGEVPNFEDPLDVVNAVISTLQTPVEKTNVAMTYANDKNLATEVQAYAKIAGQDWTYYVKSLSIPIGRNTDNPGGSSQPLVDIDLGPAKVVSRQHAMITYNLDLRYWELKVLGRNGARVDGQKVPFGENHSTPLHSGAILDIGGTQMMFILPDSPPNISQKMLSTCLAKYNANLNKSKRKSISDFPQQHTIPINPSNQIKSFQMFDKAQLTQSPSSASATSLQNNLDQDLSKEEAKDIKPPYSYATMITQAILSNDDGVMSLSEIYNWIASHYAYYKYSKTGWQNSIRHNLSLNKAFEKVPRRPNEPGKGMKWQISESYKEDFLTKIQSGSLSKARRGSSVSRQLQLHLATHQNLPESQKYYAKDDPSRSNSFDQRFNHERNSSLPKLGQPMQYQQAPSNPMQHNPLSYISNQQPQNGSFGVPPPRSYGYQHPPPPQLMYGSHMMHQNQNDSPSIQQVPGNKNELSSPIRQLSDINTTTPKLPKVSGNHLFNLPPPPPSTHSMGTSAPQAHHSRSNSYNHQHQLTENNSNSYNTSGNNQTSESNTTNTNAQNVSSGPTTNTSDLALGFTSPKKIAPLEAFTPERGSKSSSNKLGVANGVNTNQSSPAFWNFVQFSTPNAQTPLKGNDQNNQLSPTLNRRVFGSNGYAKEKSEKGDLSPLKSRNSHDDNSKADNADELNTQKNEEINA; encoded by the coding sequence ATGTCGGGCACGTCTACACCTAGGAAACGTACGCTTGGCGATCTAAATGACGGCGAGGTGCCAAATTTTGAGGATCCGCTTGATGTGGTGAATGCGGTGATTTCTACGTTGCAGACCCCTGTAGAGAAGACTAACGTTGCTATGACATATGCTAACGACAAGAATCTAGCTACTGAGGTGCAGGCGTATGCAAAAATAGCCGGGCAGGACTGGACGTACTATGTTAAGTCGTTGTCGATACCTATTGGCAGAAATACTGACAACCCAGGGGGGAGTTCGCAGCCCTTGGTGGACATTGATTTGGGACCCGCAAAGGTTGTCTCGAGACAACACGCCATGATTACTTATAACTTAGATTTGAGATATTGGGAGTTGAAGGTTTTGGGAAGAAATGGTGCCAGGGTGGATGGTCAGAAGGTGCCGTTTGGAGAAAACCACTCTACGCCGTTACATTCGGGAGCTATTTTGGATATTGGCGGTACCCAAATGATGTTTATATTACCAGACTCTCCTCCAAATATACTGCAAAAAATGCTTAGCACTTGCTTAGCGAAGTATAATGCCAActtaaataaatcaaagagaaaatcaatttctgaTTTTCCCCAGCAACACACCATACCTATCAATCCATCCAACCAAATTAAAAGCTTCCAAATGTTTGATAAAGCCCAATTGACTCAATCTCCATCATCAGCATCTGCTACATCattgcaaaataatttggatcAAGATTTATCTAAAGAAGAGGCAAAAGATATTAAACCCCCTTATTCTTACGCTACTATGATCACCCAAGCTATCTTGTCTAATGATGATGGAGTAATGTCATTGTCTGAAATCTACAATTGGATAGCTTCTCATTACGCATACTATAAATATTCGAAAACGGGTTGGCAAAATTCTATTAGACATAATTTGTCTTTAAACAAAGCATTTGAGAAAGTTCCAAGAAGGCCTAATGAACCGGGTAAAGGTATGAAGTGGCAAATCAGTGAATCATACAAAGAGGACTTTTTAACTAAAATTCAAAGTGGGTCGTTGCTGAAAGCAAGAAGAGGCTCATCTGTGTCAAGACAGTTACAATTGCATCTTGCGACTCATCAAAATTTACCAGAATCCCAAAAATACTATGCAAAAGATGATCCGTCTAGAAGTAATTCGTTTGATCAGAGATTCAATCACGAAAGAAATAGTTCTTTACCAAAATTGGGACAGCCAATGCAATACCAACAAGCACCATCAAACCCGATGCAACACAATCCATTGTCCTATATATCTAATCAGCAACCTCAGAATGGCTCTTTTGGAGTTCCTCCTCCACGTTCATATGGTTACCAGCACCCACCACCACCGCAGCTAATGTATGGAAGTCATATGATGCACCAAAATCAGAACGACTCCCCATCGATTCAACAGGTACCGggaaataaaaatgaactATCATCACCAATAAGACAATTGTCTGATATTAATACCACAACTCCAAAACTACCAAAGGTTTCTGGTAatcatttatttaatttaccGCCTCCTCCTCCATCTACGCATTCTATGGGAACCTCTGCTCCACAAGCTCACCATTCTCGCCTGAATTCTTATAATCACCAGCATCAGCTCActgaaaataattcaaattcttacAATACTTCGGGAAATAACCAAACCAGTGAATCAAATACGACAAATACTAATGCTCAAAATGTGTCAAGTGGTCCAACAACAAATACTTCAGACCTTGCCTTAGGTTTCACGAGTCCTAAAAAGATTGCACCATTAGAAGCGTTTACTCCTGAGCGAGGTTCGAAATCTTCAAGTAACAAATTAGGAGTCGCAAATGGTGTTAATACTAATCAATCATCACCTGCCTTCTGGAACTTTGTTCAGTTTAGCACCCCAAATGCTCAAACACCGTTAAAGGGTAATGATCagaataatcaattaagtCCTACTTTGAACAGGAGAGTATTTGGAAGTAATGGTTACGCAAAAGAGAAAAGCGAAAAGGGCGATTTATCACCGCTCAAATCAAGGAATAGCCATGACGATAATTCTAAGGCTGACAATgctgatgaattaaatacaCAAAAAAACGAAGAAATAAACGCTTAG
- a CDS encoding DEHA2A08866p (similar to uniprot|P53198 Saccharomyces cerevisiae YGL002W ERP6 Protein member of the p24 family involved in ER to Golgi transport) produces MVHFQSLNRSHVFLVGILLLIQFSFPIQGLLHFYTDAGARRCFYKELPQGTLLIGRYKLEIFDEDAHEFYSPLDKLNTGILIDVEEKFDTDHRVVHQKGSPRGQFTFSALESGEHRICFTPKSFYKRRWLDGGGNDVDALKDSRFKKSRIMVDFSIRDGEIFDTKHSIKVNTLTEQVNSINDKLTDIKREQEFIREKEESFRDQSERTCERVIRWSIVQIGALVITCVYQMIALSSFFVKEKVS; encoded by the coding sequence ATGGTACACTTTCAATCTTTAAACAGATCACACGTATTCTTAGTAGGAATTTTATTACTAATTCAGTTCTCTTTTCCCATTCAGGGGTTACTTCATTTTTATACCGATGCTGGAGCAAGAAGATGCTTCTACAAAGAGCTTCCCCAGGGAACGTTGCTAATAGGACGATACAAGTTGGAGATTTTTGATGAGGATGCACACGAGTTTTACTCACCTTTGGATAAATTGAACACGGGGATTCTAATTGATGTTGAAGAGAAATTTGATACAGATCATCGGGTGGTGCATCAGAAGGGGTCGCCCAGGGGCCAATTCACGTTCAGTGCGTTGGAATCGGGCGAACATAGAATTTGCTTCACACCAAAGAGCTTTTATAAAAGACGATGGCTTGATGGCGGCGGAAATGACGTGGATGCGTTGAAGGACCTGAGATTCAAAAAGTCTAGGATTATGGTTGATTTTCTGATCCGAGATGGAGAAATCTTCGATACGAAACACTCCATCAAGGTCAATACATTGACAGAACAAGTTAATAGCATAAATGACAAACTCACCGATATTAAGAGAGAACAAGAATTCATACGAGAGAAGGAAGAGCTGTTTAGGGACCAATCTGAGCGCACATGTGAACGTGTTATAAGATGGCTGATAGTCCAGATTGGTGCTTTGGTAATCACTTGTGTGTATCAAATGATTGCGTTACTGAGTTTTTTTgttaaagaaaaagtttCGTGA
- a CDS encoding DEHA2A08932p (similar to uniprot|Q04693 Saccharomyces cerevisiae YML049C RSE1 RNA splicing and ER to Golgi transport), with translation MSVDNESLYLYNLTIKHPSSCIASIVGQFLGNKKSQEIILANSTSIELWKADSNTGKLEKIYQQASFGIIQGIDKIRLVGTQKDYVVITSDSGKLVVLEFDIEKLQFVPLFQEPHSKNGLRRTSPGEYLCVDPHNRAILIGAIEKNKLVYKVQSNDEGKLELSSPLETFSKHTLTLQICAMDTGFENPMFAAIECDYNARQQDNGEEEDAGEASLLLNYYELDQGLNHVVKHKSNEKIPGSSSHLIPLPDFIGGLLVCSKSTIIYAHPSKDKLYLPIPIRSNTNETLIVNHVIHRLKKNNFFILVQSQLGDCFKITIDHDEVNESIENINITYFDTIPLSQSLNIFKSGFLFANVATNNKLFYQFEKLGDDNNNTTLQSCNFSDYNSIFELDISKRSFKVAGLENLALVDIMETLNPITDGALIETLRPEVPDPFKQLTALSSHSYLKTLTHGISTNTVVSSPLPIKPTAIHTTRIFAESANDEYLVISSTLSSQTLVLSIGEVVEEVNDSQFVTNEPTINVQQVGKSSVVQIYSNGIRHIKHTMRNDTIEKKYTDWYPPAGISIIQASTNNEQVIIGLSNREICYFEIDPHDDQLVEYQERLEMSGGSISALAISSSSISKLQRKSSYAIVGCSDETIQAISLKPHNCLEIVTLQALSANSSSIAMVPHGYSTSVHIGMENGLYVRVTIDEITGKLSDTRIQFLGSKPVQLSVIGLPQLQQNGLLAISSRPWIGYYSKGDFKMTPLLNTNISNGASFYSEDIGGEGIVGIDDNNLIILTISNTDGEESGLNVNDDFIINSVKLRYLPRKMNVDSPGDNEISSSSYIYIIESEYGITSPFPVTVLPDNQKESTNENIDTPEIDQDYYDAFGFERSRHSWASCVEVIDFNNQEIVQTIELPKNESAISLCRLQFESQQTKNQEYLIIGTTQDQKFLPNSYSNNYLYTFTINKSSNKNKSQNEILEFVHKTELDYQPTAIIPFNGRLLVGMSNFLRLYDLGQRQLLRKASSNIEYLKNIIRLTHQGGSRIVVGDSSMSTTFVKYDSTENQFIPFADDIMKRQITALVTLDYDTIIGGDKFGNIFVSRVPETISQQSDKDWSLLRYQESYLNGSGSRLKNICEFYLQDIPTSFTKGSLVMGGKESIIYTGIQGTLGLLLPLSTENEVKFLGDLQLLLRKYFDYNFDDFDKDKNGYNLLGKDHLKFRSYYNPVKNVMDGDLIERFYELSQSMKIRIGTELNRTPREIEKKISEMRHRSAF, from the coding sequence ATGCTGgttgataatgaatcattgTACTTATACAATCTCACTATAAAGCACCCATCCCTGTGTATTGCGTCGATTGTCGGTCAATTCTTAGGTAATAAGAAATCTCAAGAAATTATACTAGCCAACTCAACATCTATCGAGTTGTGGAAAGCCGATTCAAATACCGgtaaattagaaaaaatCTACCAGCAGGCATCATTTGGTATAATACAGGGGATTGATAAAATAAGATTAGTTGGTACACAAAAAGATTATGTAGTAATTACGTCAGATTCTGGAAAATTGGTTGTCTTAGAGTTTGATATAGAGAAGTTACAATTTGTTCCATTATTTCAAGAACCTCATTCAAAGAATGGATTGAGAAGGACTTCACCTGGTGAGTATCTATGTGTGGATCCTCACAATAGAGCAATTCTAATTGGTGCCAtagaaaagaataaattggtTTACAAGGTGCaatcaaatgatgaagGAAAACTTGAATTATCATCACCCCTAGAGACATTTTCTAAGCATACGTTAACTTTGCAAATATGTGCTATGGATACTGGTTTTGAAAATCCGATGTTTGCTGCCATTGAATGTGATTATAATGCACGCCAACAAGACAATggcgaagaagaagatgcaGGTGAAGCATCCTTACTTCTAAACTACTATGAGTTAGACCAGGGATTAAACCATGTCGTGAAACATAaatctaatgaaaaaatacCAGGGTCTTCATCACATTTGATTCCATTACCAGACTTTATTGGAGGCCTACTTGTATGCAGCAAATCGACAATTATATATGCTCATCCCTctaaagataaattatACCTACCAATACCAATAAGATCAAATACAAACGAAACTCTTATAGTGAACCACGTTATCCACAGACTAAAAAAGAAtaacttcttcattttAGTCCAGAGTCAGTTAGGAGATTGTTTTAAAATAACTATTGATCATGATGAAGTGAATGaatctattgaaaatattaacatAACTTATTTTGATACAATTCCGTTATCTCAAAGccttaatattttcaaaagtGGGTTTCTTTTTGCTAATGTTGCAACCAATAACAAACtcttttatcaatttgaaaaattgggAGATGATAATAACAACACTACGTTGCAGTCTTGTAACTTTTCTGATTACAATTccatatttgaattggaTATATCTAAGCGATCTTTTAAAGTTGCTGGGTTAGAGAATTTAGCATTAGTTGATATAATGGAAACTTTGAACCCTATTACAGATGGTGCTTTAATTGAAACATTGCGACCAGAAGTTCCAGACCCATTTAAACAATTGACAGCTTTATCATCACACTCATATTTGAAGACATTAACTCATGGTATCTCTACCAATACTGTGGTGTCATCACCTTTACCCATTAAACCGACTGCGATACATACAACGAGGATTTTTGCGGAATCTGCCAACGATGAGTATTTGGTTATATCATCCACGCTATCTTCACAAACATTGGTATTGTCTATCGGTGAAGTAGTCGAAGAAGTTAATGATTCTCAGTTTGTTACAAATGAACCTACAATAAATGTTCAACAAGTAGGAAAATCTTCAGTAGTTCAAATTTATTCTAATGGTATTAGACATATAAAGCATACAATGAGAAATGACACGATAGAGAAGAAGTACACTGACTGGTATCCACCTGCGGGTATCTCAATTATACAAGCTAGtacaaataatgaacaGGTTATAATTGGGTTATCCAATAGAGAGATCTGCTACTTCGAAATTGATCCACATGATGATCAATTGGTTGAATATCAAGAAAGATTAGAAATGTCAGGTGGATCGATTAGTGCCCTAGCAATATCATCGTCATCTATCAGTAAATTACAAAGGAAAAGCTCTTACGCGATTGTTGGCTGTTCGGATGAAACAATTCAAGCGATTTCGTTAAAGCCTCATAATTGTCTTGAAATAGTAACTTTGCAAGCACTATCggcaaattcttcatccaTAGCGATGGTGCCACACGGATATTCAACATCAGTGCATATCGGTATGGAGAATGGATTATATGTCCGTGTCACCATTGATGAGATAACGGGAAAATTATCAGATAcaagaattcaatttttagGGTCAAAACCGGTTCAATTATCTGTCATTGGATTACCACAGTTACAACAGAATGGTCTTTTAGCGATTTCTTCTAGACCGTGGATTGGTTATTATTCTAAGGGGGATTTTAAGATGACTCCGTTATTAAATACGAACATATCAAATGGTGCATCCTTTTATTCAGAAGATATAGGGGGTGAGGGAATAGTTGGTATAGacgataataatttgataatactTACTATTAGTAATACCGATGGCGAAGAATCTGGACTTAATgtaaatgatgatttcatAATAAACAGTGTTAAATTACGTTACTTACCTAGGAAGATGAATGTTGACAGTCCAGGTGACAATGAAATAAGTTCAtcatcatatatatatataattgaatcCGAATATGGCATAACATCACCATTCCCTGTCACGGTTCTTCCAgataatcaaaaagaaagtactaatgaaaatatagatACTCCAGAAATCGACCAAGACTATTATGACGCCTTTGGTTTTGAAAGATCAAGACATTCCTGGGCATCTTGTGTTGAAgttattgatttcaacaATCAGGAAATTGTCCAAACTATCGAATTACCAAAGAATGAGAGTGCCATTTCGCTTTGTCGTTTACAATTTGAATCTCAACAGACTaaaaatcaagaatatttaataatagGTACAACGCAAGATCAAAAATTTCTACCTAACTCGTATTcgaataattatttatatactttCACGATTAACAAGTCTTCCAATAAGAACAAAAGCCAAAATGAAATCTTGGAGTTTGTCCACAAAACGGAGTTGGATTATCAACCAACTGCAATTATTCCATTTAATGGGAGGTTGCTAGTTGGAATGAGTAACTTCTTGAGACTTTATGACCTCGGCCAGAGACAACTTTTACGTAAagcatcttcaaatatagaatatttgaaaaatataatcagGTTAACCCATCAAGGGGGGTCTAGAATTGTTGTTGGAGATTCTTCTATGTCAACTACGTTTGTTAAATACGATTCCACtgaaaatcaatttattccCTTCGCAGATGACATAATGAAGAGGCAAATCACTGCGTTAGTTACTTTGGACTATGATACAATAATCGGGGGCGATAAGTTTGGcaatatatttgtttctAGAGTTCCAGAAACTATTTCACAACAATCTGATAAGGATTGGAGTCTATTAAGATATCAAGAATCATATCTTAATGGATCGGGTTCAAGattaaaaaatatatgCGAGttttatttacaagatATACCCACATCATTCACGAAGGGAAGTTTAGTAATGGGCGGAAAAGAGAGCATAATATATACTGGAATACAAGGTACTTTGGGCTTATTGCTACCACTTTCCACAGAGAATGAAGTAAAATTTTTGGGCgatttacaattattattgCGTAAATACTTCgattataattttgatgattttgataaggATAAAAATGGTTATAATTTACTAGGTAAAGatcatttgaaattcaGAAGTTATTATAACCCAGTGAAGAACGTTATGGATGGtgatttaattgaaagGTTTTATGAGCTAAGTcaatcaatgaaaataaggaTTGGTACAGAATTAAATAGAACACCAAGAGAGATTGAAAAAAAGATCTCAGAGATGAGACATAGATCAGCATTTTAG